One Flavobacterium sp. 90 DNA segment encodes these proteins:
- the rfbA gene encoding glucose-1-phosphate thymidylyltransferase RfbA, which translates to MKGIILAGGSGTRLHPLTLAMSKQMMPVYDKPMIYYPLSTLMMSGINEILIISTPHDLPNFKKLLGDGSTLGCKFSYAEQAIPNGLAQAFVIGEEFIGTDDVALILGDNIFFGSNMQELLKSNTKPKGGVVFAYHVSDPERYGVVEFDENLKAISIEEKPEEPKSSYAVPGLYFYDNSVVDIAKNIKASARGEYEITDVNKVYLEREALKVGILSRGTAWLDTGTFNSLMQAGQFVQVLEERQGLKVGCIEEIAWRQGFINDAQLEELALPLVKSGYGSYLIEFLKQKKKGVKL; encoded by the coding sequence ATGAAGGGAATTATTTTAGCAGGAGGGTCAGGTACTCGTTTACATCCTCTAACACTTGCAATGAGTAAGCAAATGATGCCGGTTTATGATAAACCTATGATTTATTATCCGTTATCAACTTTGATGATGTCCGGAATTAATGAAATATTAATTATTTCTACTCCGCATGATTTGCCAAATTTTAAAAAATTACTTGGCGATGGTTCTACCTTGGGTTGTAAATTTAGTTATGCAGAGCAGGCTATTCCAAATGGTCTTGCACAAGCTTTTGTAATTGGAGAGGAGTTTATAGGTACTGATGATGTGGCTTTAATTTTGGGAGATAATATATTTTTTGGTTCAAATATGCAAGAGCTCCTAAAATCAAATACAAAACCAAAAGGCGGAGTCGTTTTTGCATATCATGTTTCAGATCCGGAGCGTTATGGGGTTGTAGAGTTTGATGAGAATTTAAAAGCAATTTCAATTGAAGAAAAACCAGAAGAACCTAAATCAAGTTATGCTGTTCCTGGATTATATTTTTATGACAATTCAGTTGTAGATATTGCCAAAAATATCAAAGCTAGTGCCCGTGGAGAATATGAAATTACTGATGTGAATAAAGTATACTTAGAAAGGGAAGCTTTAAAAGTTGGTATTTTAAGCAGGGGGACAGCATGGTTAGATACAGGAACTTTTAATAGTTTGATGCAAGCTGGGCAATTTGTTCAGGTACTTGAAGAAAGACAAGGTTTAAAAGTGGGTTGTATTGAAGAAATTGCCTGGAGACAGGGATTCATAAATGATGCTCAACTGGAAGAATTAGCGCTTCCTTTAGTCAAATCTGGATATGGATCTTATTTAATAGAATTTTTGAAACAAAAGAAAAAAGGCGTTAAATTGTAA
- a CDS encoding nucleoside-diphosphate sugar epimerase/dehydratase: MNTDKTNQIASLLLNSFSPRNLRASINNLSYLPRWIIIAIDIMVLIFAFTFTYMLFEGTALGYIITSHHFYFVSSLIVVNIFFFWLFRTYSGIIRHSSYIDAIKLLFSQMSVLVFFLFFNLVFELYTGHKAFLNTALFINLVLSFCGLFLYRVVVKQTFELYFSEKTNSKLIRTVIYGTDANAISVANALKFETPSRFKIVGFVDKNNQNASKRMLDLPILILRKKLPALMRSVAAEGVIIADKSLSKDEQLIIVDQCLEFNYRVYTVPLISDWENQKEISQKVKNIQIEDLLERKPIVLDSKSISKQLKDKTVLITGAAGSIGSEIVRQVLGFNPKMVIILDHAETPLHNLCLETLAIGSASKIVAVIADVKSKKALEKVFKNYNPHVVFHAAAYKHVPLMEENPSQAILTNIKGTKNLADLSCKYHVRKFVMVSTDKAVNPSNVMGASKRIAEKYVQSLYLKNQKENTEVVTKFITTRFGNVLGSNGSVVPLFTKQIAEGGPVTITHQDIIRYFMTIPEACQLVLEAGAMGNGGEIYIFDMGKPVRIIDLAKKMIKLAGFIPDKEIKIKIVGLRPGEKLYEELLNDTSKTLPTYHNKIMIAQEIQDEYENLHTEIEELIGIADFYDNDDIVAKMKKIVPEFKSMNSAFEVLDK; this comes from the coding sequence TTGAATACAGATAAGACAAACCAAATAGCCTCTTTATTGCTTAATTCTTTCTCACCAAGAAATTTGAGAGCAAGCATTAATAACCTAAGTTATTTGCCAAGATGGATCATTATTGCAATAGATATAATGGTTCTTATTTTTGCATTTACATTTACTTATATGCTGTTTGAAGGTACAGCTTTAGGTTATATCATTACGTCTCATCATTTTTATTTTGTATCGAGTCTAATTGTTGTAAACATATTTTTCTTTTGGTTATTTAGAACATATTCAGGTATTATTAGACACTCTTCCTATATCGACGCAATAAAATTGCTGTTTTCTCAAATGTCAGTTTTAGTGTTTTTTTTATTTTTCAATTTAGTTTTTGAATTATATACAGGACATAAAGCGTTTTTAAATACAGCTCTATTTATTAATTTAGTACTGTCATTTTGCGGTTTATTTTTATATCGCGTTGTTGTAAAACAAACTTTCGAATTATATTTTTCAGAGAAAACTAATTCTAAATTAATTAGAACAGTTATCTACGGTACAGATGCAAATGCAATTTCAGTAGCAAATGCATTGAAATTTGAAACCCCTTCACGATTTAAAATTGTTGGTTTTGTTGATAAGAATAATCAAAATGCATCTAAGCGAATGCTGGATTTGCCAATTTTGATTTTAAGAAAAAAATTGCCCGCTTTAATGCGTTCTGTAGCCGCAGAAGGTGTCATTATTGCCGATAAAAGTTTATCTAAAGATGAGCAATTAATTATTGTTGATCAATGTTTAGAATTCAACTATAGGGTTTATACAGTTCCGCTTATTTCGGATTGGGAAAATCAAAAGGAAATTTCTCAAAAAGTAAAAAACATACAAATTGAGGATCTACTTGAAAGAAAACCAATTGTTTTAGATAGTAAATCAATTTCAAAACAATTAAAAGATAAAACTGTTCTTATTACTGGTGCTGCCGGATCAATTGGTAGTGAAATAGTAAGACAGGTATTAGGTTTCAATCCTAAAATGGTCATTATTTTAGACCATGCCGAAACACCACTTCATAATTTGTGTTTGGAAACTTTAGCAATAGGTTCTGCATCAAAAATTGTTGCAGTAATTGCTGATGTAAAAAGTAAAAAGGCACTGGAGAAAGTTTTTAAAAATTATAATCCACATGTTGTTTTTCATGCAGCTGCATATAAACATGTTCCATTGATGGAAGAAAATCCTTCACAGGCTATTTTAACAAATATTAAAGGCACTAAAAATCTAGCTGATTTATCTTGTAAATATCATGTTAGAAAATTTGTTATGGTTTCAACAGATAAAGCTGTTAACCCAAGCAATGTCATGGGAGCCAGTAAGCGTATAGCTGAAAAATATGTGCAGTCTTTGTATTTAAAAAATCAAAAGGAAAATACCGAAGTTGTAACAAAGTTTATCACAACACGTTTTGGGAATGTTTTGGGATCAAACGGATCAGTTGTTCCATTGTTTACGAAACAAATTGCTGAAGGAGGTCCGGTTACTATCACACATCAGGACATTATTCGCTATTTTATGACTATTCCAGAAGCTTGTCAATTAGTTTTAGAAGCGGGTGCAATGGGTAATGGAGGCGAAATTTATATTTTCGATATGGGTAAACCAGTTCGTATTATTGATTTGGCGAAAAAAATGATCAAATTAGCCGGATTTATTCCAGACAAAGAAATCAAGATAAAAATTGTTGGTTTAAGACCAGGTGAAAAACTTTATGAAGAATTATTAAATGATACTTCTAAAACATTGCCAACCTACCATAATAAAATTATGATTGCACAGGAAATTCAGGATGAATATGAAAATCTTCATACTGAGATTGAGGAATTAATAGGGATCGCAGATTTTTATGATAATGATGATATTGTTGCTAAAATGAAAAAAATTGTCCCGGAATTTAAAAGTATGAATTCGGCTTTTGAAGTTTTAGATAAATAA
- a CDS encoding ABC transporter permease, translating to MNTTNNTNQWLFEITPKNKFFSLNLREVWQYRDLLFLFVKRDVITVYKQTILGPLWYLIQPLFTSITFTIIFNNVAGINTGSVPPFLFNLAGITVWNYFTACLNGTSDTFKANAGIFGKVYFPRIITPLSVVISTLIKFGIQFLIFIVFYIFYYFNGANLSINSSILFFPILIIIMGILGLGLGMLISAMVTKYRDFSNLIGFGIQLLMYLSAVMYPMELIKEKIPKYGWIVDYNPLAYVIETSRYMLLNVGQISILGLVYTLGITIVIFFIGLLVFNKTEKSFIDTV from the coding sequence ATGAATACTACAAATAATACCAATCAATGGCTGTTTGAAATAACGCCAAAAAATAAGTTCTTCTCATTAAATCTTAGAGAAGTTTGGCAATATAGAGATTTACTGTTTCTGTTTGTTAAACGAGATGTAATAACAGTATATAAACAAACTATTTTAGGGCCGTTATGGTATTTAATTCAGCCTTTGTTTACTTCTATAACATTTACTATAATATTTAATAATGTTGCCGGAATTAATACTGGATCTGTTCCTCCATTTTTATTTAACTTAGCTGGAATTACAGTCTGGAATTATTTTACAGCTTGCCTTAATGGTACTTCGGACACATTTAAGGCCAATGCAGGAATATTTGGTAAAGTTTATTTTCCTAGAATTATTACTCCTTTATCGGTAGTTATTTCTACCTTGATCAAATTCGGAATCCAATTTCTGATTTTTATAGTTTTTTATATTTTCTATTATTTTAATGGAGCTAATTTGTCTATAAATAGTTCAATTTTATTTTTCCCTATTTTGATTATAATTATGGGAATTTTAGGTTTAGGACTAGGAATGTTAATTTCTGCTATGGTCACAAAATATAGAGATTTTAGTAATTTAATTGGTTTTGGTATACAACTGCTGATGTATTTATCTGCAGTTATGTATCCTATGGAATTAATCAAAGAAAAAATACCAAAGTATGGATGGATAGTTGATTATAATCCTTTAGCATATGTAATTGAAACTAGTAGATATATGCTTTTGAATGTAGGCCAAATTTCCATTTTGGGATTAGTTTATACATTGGGAATAACAATTGTCATATTTTTTATAGGCCTTTTAGTTTTTAATAAAACAGAAAAAAGCTTTATCGATACTGTTTAG
- a CDS encoding ABC transporter ATP-binding protein: MEKDIILKAENISKQYRLGQVGTGTLSHDLNRWWHQVRGKENPYLKIGDINDRSTKGTSDYVWALQDINFEVERGEVLGIIGKNGAGKSTLLKILSKVTAPTTGSIKSRGRIASLLEVGTGFHGEMTGRENIFLNGAILGMTKKEITSKLEEIIEFSGCERYIDTPVKRYSSGMTVRLAFAVAAFLEPEVLVVDEVLAVGDAEFQKKAIGKMQDISREGGRTVLFVSHNMAAIETLCTRVISMNNGSIFENGAPTKVISNYLQSSSFSERKISYDSLSDAKGNENIRIMYAAIENASSIDVNDIIDVTSSINFRLKIVNTTEKERISVGFDLRTIKGDIVFGSANKFDCSIGKVVEINCQIPANFMNDDVYQIHCYFHTNEMQSLFFDQELLTFEVKDVKRDSGYLGKINGFIRPSLPWTIKNEI; this comes from the coding sequence TTGGAAAAAGATATTATTTTAAAAGCCGAAAATATTTCTAAACAATATCGTTTGGGACAAGTAGGGACTGGTACATTAAGTCATGATTTAAATCGATGGTGGCATCAAGTAAGAGGAAAGGAAAATCCATACTTAAAGATTGGAGATATAAATGATAGATCAACAAAAGGAACCTCTGATTATGTTTGGGCTTTACAGGATATTAATTTTGAAGTTGAGCGTGGAGAAGTTTTAGGAATTATTGGTAAAAATGGTGCAGGAAAATCAACACTTTTAAAAATATTATCTAAAGTCACCGCTCCAACGACCGGAAGTATTAAATCACGTGGAAGAATAGCATCTTTGTTAGAAGTTGGTACCGGTTTTCATGGGGAAATGACAGGTCGTGAAAATATCTTTTTGAATGGTGCTATTTTAGGTATGACCAAGAAAGAAATTACTTCAAAATTAGAGGAAATTATTGAATTCTCAGGTTGTGAGCGTTATATAGATACTCCCGTAAAAAGGTATAGTAGCGGAATGACAGTTCGTTTAGCATTTGCTGTGGCAGCTTTTTTAGAACCAGAGGTTTTGGTTGTCGATGAAGTTTTGGCAGTTGGTGATGCTGAGTTTCAGAAAAAAGCTATTGGTAAAATGCAGGATATTTCTAGAGAAGGAGGAAGGACAGTTTTATTTGTGAGTCATAATATGGCTGCTATAGAAACACTGTGTACGCGAGTCATTAGTATGAATAACGGGTCCATTTTTGAAAATGGAGCACCTACTAAGGTAATTTCAAACTATTTGCAGAGTAGTTCGTTTTCTGAACGTAAGATAAGTTATGATTCTCTTAGTGATGCCAAAGGGAATGAAAATATTAGAATTATGTATGCTGCAATCGAAAATGCTTCATCAATAGATGTAAATGATATTATCGATGTAACTTCATCCATTAATTTTAGATTGAAAATTGTCAATACAACAGAGAAAGAAAGAATTTCTGTTGGATTTGATTTGCGAACTATAAAAGGAGATATCGTTTTTGGTTCGGCTAATAAATTTGATTGTAGTATTGGCAAAGTTGTAGAGATTAATTGTCAAATTCCTGCTAATTTCATGAATGATGATGTTTACCAAATACACTGTTATTTTCATACAAATGAAATGCAATCTTTGTTTTTTGACCAAGAGTTGTTAACTTTTGAAGTAAAAGATGTAAAGAGGGATTCAGGTTATTTGGGGAAAATAAATGGATTTATTAGACCTTCTTTACCTTGGACAATTAAAAATGAAATTTAA
- a CDS encoding WbqC family protein, producing the protein MKNILITQSNYIPWKGYFDAISLADEFVIYDDMQFTRRDWRNRNIIRTSNGNKWLTIPVEVKGKYFQKINETKISDKNWNKDHWNIIKQNYSKARRFLDFKDFFEDLYLNSTSLYLSEINFRFIFAICEILKIQTNFRFSSEFELKNERSERLLDICLNLNGTDYYSGPAAKAYMNEQIFDKEGVKIHYIDYSNYPEYHQMHEPFEHSVSILDLIFNEGSNSKDFLKFNK; encoded by the coding sequence ATGAAGAATATTCTAATTACCCAATCAAATTATATACCATGGAAAGGATATTTTGATGCTATTTCACTAGCAGATGAATTTGTGATATATGATGATATGCAATTTACCAGAAGGGATTGGAGAAACAGGAATATAATAAGAACTTCTAATGGGAATAAATGGTTAACAATTCCTGTTGAAGTCAAGGGAAAATATTTTCAAAAGATAAATGAAACCAAAATATCTGATAAGAATTGGAATAAGGATCATTGGAATATTATAAAGCAAAATTATAGTAAAGCTAGAAGGTTTTTAGATTTTAAAGATTTTTTTGAAGATCTATACTTAAATTCTACGTCACTTTATCTTTCGGAAATAAACTTTAGATTTATTTTTGCTATTTGTGAAATATTGAAGATTCAAACTAATTTCCGTTTTTCCTCTGAATTTGAACTTAAAAATGAACGCTCAGAGCGATTATTAGATATTTGTTTAAATTTAAATGGTACAGATTATTATTCAGGGCCTGCTGCTAAAGCATATATGAATGAACAAATTTTTGATAAGGAAGGAGTGAAAATTCATTATATTGATTATTCAAATTATCCAGAGTACCATCAAATGCATGAGCCATTTGAACATTCTGTTTCTATTTTGGACTTAATCTTTAACGAAGGGTCTAATTCTAAAGATTTTTTAAAATTTAATAAATGA
- a CDS encoding acetyltransferase — translation MKVLAILGSGDLGQQIAHYALSDHQYSKIVFFDDFCLEKMINLIPVIGKIKDVEKAFELKQFDELLIGIGYKHLAYKKKIFEEFKNKIPFGKLIHSTALIDSTALIERGCVIYPGCIIDAKSIIKENVILNIGCTIAHDTIIGAHSFLSPRVAIAGFVTIKEQCFLGINSTIVDNVDIVSKTQIGAGSLVIKSIDKNGLYVGNPVRFVK, via the coding sequence ATGAAAGTACTTGCCATTCTTGGTTCAGGAGATTTAGGTCAACAAATTGCACATTATGCTTTATCTGATCATCAATATAGCAAGATTGTTTTTTTTGATGATTTTTGTCTTGAAAAGATGATAAATTTGATTCCTGTAATTGGTAAAATAAAAGACGTTGAGAAAGCCTTTGAACTGAAACAGTTTGATGAATTATTGATAGGAATAGGATATAAACATCTGGCATATAAAAAAAAGATTTTTGAGGAATTTAAAAATAAAATTCCGTTTGGAAAATTGATACATTCAACTGCTTTAATTGATTCAACTGCTTTAATCGAAAGAGGATGTGTAATTTATCCAGGCTGTATAATTGATGCTAAGTCAATAATTAAAGAAAATGTGATTTTGAATATTGGATGCACGATTGCACACGATACAATTATTGGGGCACATTCTTTTTTGTCACCAAGAGTTGCTATTGCGGGATTTGTTACTATTAAAGAACAATGTTTTTTAGGCATCAATTCAACAATTGTAGACAATGTTGATATTGTTAGTAAAACCCAAATAGGAGCAGGATCCTTAGTTATAAAATCAATAGATAAAAATGGGTTATATGTTGGTAATCCAGTGCGATTTGTAAAATAA
- the rffA gene encoding dTDP-4-amino-4,6-dideoxygalactose transaminase has protein sequence MINFNKPYLTGSETRYIEDAVASGKISGNGKYTQLCQQFFEENYGFGKCLLTTSCTDALEMAAILINIQPGDEVIIPSYTFVSTANAFVLRGAKIIFADSNADNPNIDVSSIESLISVKTKAIVPVHYSGIACDMDAIMEIACRHNLFVIEDAAQAIDSFYIGKDGIKKALGSIGHLAAFSFHETKNIISGEGGMLVINDKQFEKRAEIIWEKGTNRSAFFRGEIDKYGWVDIGSSFLPSEIIAAFLWAQIEHLDNIQQKRKTIWDKYYKSLSEGENNYDFQLPQIPNYATNNAHMFYLIFKSEEKRIECISRLKSKNIHAVFHYLSLHKSPYYIEKYDGEDLFWSNYYSDRLLRLPFYYELSTKDIELIISTIKNE, from the coding sequence ATGATAAATTTTAATAAACCTTATCTAACAGGTAGTGAAACCAGATATATTGAAGACGCAGTTGCATCCGGCAAAATTTCTGGGAACGGTAAATACACTCAATTGTGTCAGCAATTTTTTGAAGAAAACTATGGTTTTGGAAAATGCTTACTAACGACATCTTGTACAGATGCCTTAGAAATGGCGGCGATTTTAATTAACATTCAGCCGGGAGATGAGGTAATAATTCCATCTTATACTTTTGTTTCTACTGCAAATGCTTTTGTGTTAAGAGGTGCAAAAATTATTTTCGCTGATTCTAATGCTGACAATCCAAATATTGATGTAAGTAGTATTGAATCCTTAATTTCGGTAAAAACGAAAGCAATTGTTCCAGTACATTATTCTGGAATTGCTTGTGATATGGATGCTATAATGGAAATTGCATGTCGCCATAATTTATTTGTTATAGAAGATGCAGCACAAGCAATAGACAGTTTTTATATTGGAAAAGATGGTATAAAAAAGGCTTTAGGTTCTATAGGACATTTAGCCGCATTTTCTTTTCATGAAACAAAAAATATAATTTCAGGTGAGGGAGGAATGCTGGTCATTAATGATAAACAATTTGAGAAGAGAGCTGAAATTATTTGGGAAAAAGGAACAAATCGTTCTGCTTTTTTTAGAGGTGAGATAGATAAATATGGATGGGTTGATATTGGGTCATCATTTTTGCCTTCTGAGATAATTGCAGCCTTTTTATGGGCACAAATTGAACACTTGGATAATATCCAACAAAAGCGCAAAACAATTTGGGACAAGTATTATAAAAGCTTAAGTGAAGGCGAAAATAATTACGACTTTCAATTGCCTCAAATTCCTAATTATGCAACTAATAATGCGCATATGTTTTATCTGATTTTTAAATCAGAAGAGAAAAGAATTGAATGTATCTCTCGCTTAAAAAGTAAAAATATTCATGCTGTTTTTCATTATCTAAGCTTGCATAAAAGCCCTTATTATATTGAGAAGTATGATGGAGAAGACTTGTTTTGGAGCAATTATTATTCTGATAGACTATTACGTTTACCATTTTACTACGAGCTTTCAACGAAAGATATTGAGCTAATCATATCAACAATAAAGAATGAGTAA
- a CDS encoding TDP-N-acetylfucosamine:lipid II N-acetylfucosaminyltransferase, translating into MSVKIIHICEDEKFINSAIMQFEFCFSGCNTFYVVQSQIKTDFVHVKPQEFVHPCTKKQLINIAETIEKSVIVVLHSLSVPFYDFVLQLPKENPVVWFCFGFEVYNDKNYYKTQNLFDKITWSKFPDLQVSQKKRIKELIRPYYRLVNKRLPLSSQEYKRKVIKRIDFLGSSFKEEFDFVSKLIKEKKYFFDYWYYPIEQILNVSASFKPLKKTILIGNSGTNTGNHLDVFDKIKSFNLIAEQIVVPLNYGDSRYIDIILNEGQLHFSDKFLPLRQFISLQEYNTILEEVGIAIFNNRRQQAIGNTIALLWLGAKVFLSKQNSFYDFLKRTGIYIYCYETDLNEQSCNQFLSLEQVEHNKTILFSLLNQEKLAVELQNQIYRINV; encoded by the coding sequence ATGTCAGTTAAAATAATTCATATCTGTGAAGATGAAAAGTTTATTAATTCTGCAATTATGCAGTTTGAATTTTGCTTTTCCGGATGTAATACTTTTTATGTAGTACAATCTCAAATCAAAACTGATTTTGTACACGTGAAACCTCAAGAGTTTGTTCATCCATGTACTAAGAAACAATTAATAAACATTGCAGAGACAATTGAAAAATCTGTTATAGTTGTGTTGCATAGTTTATCAGTTCCATTTTATGATTTTGTCTTACAATTACCGAAAGAAAATCCAGTTGTCTGGTTTTGTTTTGGTTTTGAAGTGTATAATGATAAGAACTATTATAAAACTCAAAATTTATTTGATAAGATTACTTGGAGTAAATTTCCAGACTTACAAGTTTCTCAAAAGAAAAGAATAAAAGAGCTGATTAGGCCATATTATCGATTAGTTAATAAAAGACTACCGCTCTCTTCTCAAGAATATAAAAGAAAAGTAATAAAACGAATTGATTTTTTAGGAAGCTCTTTTAAGGAAGAATTCGATTTCGTGAGTAAGTTGATTAAAGAGAAAAAGTATTTTTTTGATTATTGGTATTATCCTATCGAGCAAATTCTAAATGTCTCAGCATCTTTTAAACCATTAAAGAAAACTATTTTAATTGGAAATTCAGGGACTAATACAGGAAATCATTTAGATGTTTTTGACAAAATTAAAAGTTTTAATTTAATTGCAGAGCAGATTGTCGTTCCCTTAAATTATGGTGACTCAAGATATATTGACATTATTTTGAATGAAGGTCAACTCCATTTTTCAGATAAATTTCTTCCTTTACGCCAATTCATTTCTTTACAAGAATACAATACAATTTTGGAAGAAGTTGGTATTGCAATTTTTAATAACAGAAGACAACAAGCTATTGGTAATACAATTGCATTATTATGGTTGGGAGCAAAAGTGTTTTTGAGCAAGCAAAATTCATTTTATGATTTTTTAAAGCGTACAGGAATATATATTTATTGTTATGAAACAGATTTAAATGAGCAAAGTTGTAATCAATTTTTATCTTTAGAACAAGTTGAGCACAACAAAACTATTTTATTTAGTCTTTTAAATCAAGAAAAGTTAGCTGTCGAATTGCAAAATCAAATCTACAGAATTAATGTCTAA
- a CDS encoding glycosyltransferase: MSNQLFSILIANYNNGHFFKDCYSSILDQTYQNWEIIIVDDCSTDDSVAVIENIIKGDSRFKLFANPINRGCGYTKNRCAQLAKGEILGFLDPDDAITNDALRIMVEKHKTNPEVAIITSKYDLVDLNMSFKNVSSHGCSIPLGKSYLTFGEGALTHFATFKKECFLKSIGIDFRMKRAVDQDLYYKLEEQGKHLFIDKVLYHYRIHGNSISANENLYKAQYWHFYTMINAYERRKRFSLAIDNFTALQINKLKSNYYYSRFERAKTKNQFCIKYYFFFKSIIAFPRYNIRFKLKSLFV; the protein is encoded by the coding sequence ATGTCTAATCAATTATTTTCAATTTTAATAGCTAATTACAATAATGGACATTTTTTTAAAGATTGCTATTCAAGCATTCTTGATCAAACGTATCAAAATTGGGAAATAATTATTGTAGATGATTGTTCTACAGATGATTCGGTTGCGGTTATTGAAAATATAATTAAAGGTGATTCTAGATTTAAATTGTTTGCTAATCCTATAAATAGAGGTTGTGGTTATACTAAAAATAGATGTGCACAATTAGCTAAGGGAGAGATCTTAGGATTTTTAGATCCTGATGATGCAATTACAAATGATGCTTTGCGAATAATGGTTGAAAAGCATAAAACCAATCCAGAAGTTGCAATTATTACTTCTAAATATGATTTAGTAGATTTAAATATGAGTTTTAAAAATGTAAGCTCACACGGTTGTAGCATTCCATTAGGCAAATCTTATTTAACTTTTGGAGAAGGAGCTCTAACTCATTTTGCTACTTTTAAAAAAGAATGTTTTTTAAAATCTATTGGTATAGATTTTAGGATGAAACGTGCTGTTGATCAAGATCTATATTACAAATTAGAAGAGCAAGGAAAACATTTATTTATAGACAAAGTTTTGTATCATTATCGAATTCATGGCAATAGTATTTCGGCAAACGAAAATCTCTATAAAGCGCAATATTGGCATTTTTATACCATGATAAATGCCTACGAAAGAAGAAAGAGATTTAGCCTTGCAATAGATAATTTTACAGCCTTGCAAATTAATAAACTCAAGTCCAATTATTATTATTCAAGATTTGAAAGGGCTAAAACGAAGAATCAATTTTGTATTAAATATTATTTCTTTTTTAAAAGCATAATTGCTTTTCCAAGATATAATATCAGGTTTAAATTGAAATCGCTTTTCGTATAG
- a CDS encoding glycosyltransferase: MITIIYPFKNRELQRIKRSLDSLVNQSNKDFDVVFVDYGSDFEIAASVKELLKQYEFVRYIYSFHNNQPWSRAKAINIGIRFVETEYVFIADIDIIFNKRFVDVLFELQNKKENVYFQVGYLDKHESVEIKEFDLYTIASKSIPEGQGLSLFKLDSLLKVGGFDEFFHFWGAEDEDVHLRLQEAGFSSKFYNNEILLLHQWHKIFETFDNNKLSSEPRLSDVFNLNKQKLRFNQKNHIEKPNNENWGKLITEKEFQFLDSNDQSIVLLNKKHVVENFLDIILPKTNAEIINVIFQEDPYQLTLKYKIKKLLRIKTQEYYSLKQINDMLLKVLVIYYQDYLYNYKISSDLKSIQLKISK, encoded by the coding sequence ATGATAACCATAATATATCCTTTTAAAAACAGAGAATTACAAAGAATCAAAAGATCTTTAGATTCTTTGGTTAATCAATCGAATAAGGATTTTGATGTTGTTTTTGTTGATTATGGGTCTGATTTTGAAATAGCAGCTTCGGTTAAAGAATTGTTGAAACAATATGAATTTGTAAGGTATATTTATTCTTTTCATAATAATCAACCTTGGTCTCGTGCTAAAGCAATTAATATAGGGATAAGATTTGTAGAAACAGAATATGTTTTTATTGCAGATATAGACATTATTTTTAATAAAAGATTCGTAGATGTTCTATTTGAATTGCAAAATAAAAAAGAGAATGTTTATTTCCAGGTTGGTTATTTAGATAAACATGAAAGTGTTGAGATTAAAGAATTTGATCTTTATACTATCGCATCTAAAAGTATACCGGAAGGGCAAGGCTTATCATTATTCAAATTAGATTCATTATTGAAGGTTGGAGGATTTGATGAGTTTTTTCATTTTTGGGGAGCAGAGGATGAAGATGTGCATTTAAGACTTCAAGAAGCTGGCTTTTCTTCAAAATTTTATAATAATGAAATTTTGCTTTTACACCAATGGCATAAAATTTTTGAAACTTTTGATAATAATAAATTATCAAGTGAACCTAGATTATCAGATGTTTTTAATCTTAATAAACAAAAACTAAGGTTTAATCAAAAGAATCATATCGAAAAACCTAACAATGAAAATTGGGGGAAATTAATTACTGAAAAAGAGTTTCAATTTTTAGATTCAAATGATCAATCTATTGTTTTATTGAATAAAAAACACGTGGTTGAAAATTTCTTGGATATTATTTTGCCAAAGACTAATGCTGAAATTATTAATGTTATTTTTCAGGAGGATCCTTATCAATTGACGTTGAAATACAAAATAAAGAAACTTCTTCGCATTAAAACTCAGGAATATTATTCCTTAAAACAGATTAACGATATGCTTCTAAAAGTTTTGGTAATTTATTATCAGGATTATTTATATAACTACAAGATTAGTTCTGATTTGAAAAGTATTCAATTAAAAATTAGTAAATAA